The following coding sequences lie in one Cloeon dipterum chromosome 1, ieCloDipt1.1, whole genome shotgun sequence genomic window:
- the LOC135937318 gene encoding serine proteinase stubble-like, with the protein MASRWLELLICITMCALAMSGTPPNKSRQGEAFQIVPKACTVDTVPGVCMFVWQCIHHQGKHLGMCMDAFMFGSCCQLPPDAMVPTVASEPQIAGSQAVSAYLSSNRPFSSRPVTKKPFKTPPATTATPSYTADINSENFVDYTPPENNYSPHTTKYPLAHTTKFPPAPTTQTTKYPSYSTPSKDKVSTLGISKYPTPTEPAFVTRPKPSTWTSPFRPRPPDLIQGSIFSQRPISGLTKKPFRPASTTTATTALTTKRPTPTTTTSTTTTTTTTTTTTTTTTTPRPATSSPNPTRPPPHFQSPYLTSTPHLPASSTEGSTTIRANATNVPVRARIECGKPPLIPPRPEMRIVGGRTSDFGRWPWQVSVRRTSFFGFSSTHRCGGAIINENWIATAGHCVDDLLTSQIRIRVGEYDFSSSNEPFNHEERSVTRKVVHPKYNFFTYEYDLALVQLDRPLEFAPHIAPICLPATDDLLVGETATVTGWGRLSEGGTLPSILQEVSVPIVSNEKCKSMFLRAGRHEHIPEIFLCAGYETGGRDSCQGDSGGPLQVRGKDGNYFLAGIISWGIGCAENNLPGVCTRISKFVDWIMEQVTQS; encoded by the exons CTTTTCAAATCGTGCCGAAGGCGTGCACGGTGGACACAGTTCCAGGAGTGTGCATGTTCGTGTGGCAGTGCATCCACCACCAGGGGAAGCATCTCGGCATGTGCATGGACGCCTTCATGTTCGGTTCCTGCTGCCAACTACCGCCTGACGCCATGGTGCCCACGGTGGCCTCCGAGCCTCAAATCGCCGGCTCGCAAGCGGTCAGCGCCTACCTCAGCTCAAACAGGCCATTCAG CTCCAGGCCCGTCACCAAGAAGCCATTCAAGACTCCTCCAGCGACCACTGCTACGCCGAGCTACACCGCAGACATCAACAGCGAAAACTTCGTGGACTACACGCCGCCAGAAAACAATTACTCGCCCCACACCACCAAATACCCATTAGCACACACTACTAAGTTTCCACCCGCCCCAACCACCCAGACCACCAAATATCCTTCGTACTCGACTCCTTCAAAGGATAAAGTTAGCACGCTCGGTATCTCCAAGTACCCAACACCGACGGAGCCAGCCTTCGTCACCAGACCAAAACCGTCCACTTGGACATCTCCTTTTAGACCACGACCACCGGACCTGATCCAAG GTTCAATATTTAGTCAGAGACCTATTTCCGGTTTGACAAAGAAACCTTTTCGACCTGCGTCAACAACGACCGCAACGACCGCACTGACCACAAAACGGCCCACGCCGACCACAACCACAAGCACCactaccaccaccaccaccactacGACCACCACCACTACAACTACTACGCCCAGGCCTGCTACAAGTTCCCCCAATCCAACTAGACCACCACCACATTTTCAATCGCCGTACCTAACTTCAACCCCTCACTTGCCCGCTTCATCTACCGAAGGTTCAACTACCATAAGAGCAAATGCAACGAATGTTCCAGTTCGTGCTAGAATAg AATGCGGAAAGCCTCCTTTGATTCCTCCGCGACCTGAAATGCGGATTGTCGGTGGCAGGACGTCTGATTTCGGTAGATGGCCGTGGCAG GTGTCAGTTCGAAGAACGTCTTTCTTTGGCTTTTCGAGCACGCACAGATGCGGTGGAGCGATCATCAACGAAAACTGGATCGCGACAGCGGGCCACTGTGTGGACGA CTTGCTGACGTCGCAGATAAGAATCAGAGTCGGCGAGTACGACTTTTCCTCATCCAACGAGCCGTTCAACCACGAGGAGCGCAGCGTCACTAGGAAAGTTGTCCACCCGAA GTACAACTTCTTCACGTACGAGTACGACCTGGCCCTGGTGCAGCTCGACCGGCCTCTCGAGTTCGCGCCGCACATCGCGCCCATTTGTCTGCCGGCGACAGACGACCTCCTGGTCGGCGAGACAGCCACCGTCACCGGCTGGGGCAGGCTTAGCGAGGGAGGCACCTTGCCCTCAATTCTCCAAGAG GTGTCAGTGCCTATTGTAAGCAACGAGAAGTGCAAGTCTATGTTCTTGCGAGCCGGCAGACACGAGCACATTCCAGAGATATTCCTCTGCGCTGGATATGAAACCGGTGGCCGTGATTCTTGTCAG gGTGACTCCGGGGGCCCCCTTCAAGTGCGGGGCAAAGACGGCAACTACTTCCTAGCTGGCATCATCAGCTGGGGCATCGGGTGTGCGGAGAACAACCTGCCTGGCGTGTGCACTCGGATATCGAAATTCGTCGACTGGATAATGGAGCAAGTGACTCAGTCGTGA